A stretch of DNA from Tribolium castaneum strain GA2 chromosome 7, icTriCast1.1, whole genome shotgun sequence:
CCCCGTAATCCGCATCTCCCGATAGAGCCCCAAACACGCGTGTGCCACTTGCGCGGCCGTTTTACCGAGCCCCATTTTCAGCGCTGTGTTCACCACAAATGTCATTTTGTACCTTTTTGGGGACTCGTCGACGTTGTTTTCGGCCCCGGGGGGCATTAGATTCTCGTCGTCGTTGTCTTCATGCAGCAAATTCGTAAAAACATAACTCACGGCGGCTTCTACTGACTCGTTGCCGGTGCAAAACAAGGCCTGGAAGAGTGGAATCAAAAAGGGCGTAACGGGGCTCAATACACACTTCTTGGGCATGGTTTTCGGAAATGCCCATCGAGATAAGGGCCTCGAGGTACTCCTCATTGGGCTGAAACTTAGCGTAGGGGCGATTTGTGGCCTCCATACTGGGACTTGGACATAACCTCACTTGTCAAAGTGACGCTATTGACAGTTAATTCAGAGGTTATGTTTGGCGTTTTTGCGTAATGGGGCCCCACAAGAAGCACCGGAAGCGCTCCGCGTCCCCGTCCGATAGCTCTTCTACCGTCCAACGTAAAAAAAGCCGTTCTGACTCATCAAAGAAAAAGAAACGGAAAtcgaaacacaaaaaacacgTTTCGTCATCTTCCGATTCATCCTCAAGTGACTCAACGTCTTCAAGCTCAAGCTcacatcaaaaattaaaaaagtctaAAAAACTCAAGGACAAAACCAAGAAACGTAAAAGTGAGGTTACATCAAGCGATATCCCCGTGGAGCTCATGGCAAAGTCCAAAGCCATGGCCCCCATGACCAAAGAACAGTGGGAGAAGCAACAAAGCGTCGTTCGCCGGGTCTACGACGAGACTACGGGACGCCACAGGTccgtattaaatatttttagggTGCCCCCTGACGCCCCATTTCAGGCTTATCAAGGGCGATGGCGAGGTCATTGAGGAGATAGTGAGTCGTGATAGGCATAAGGCCATCAACCAGCAGGCCACCCGCGGCGATGGCGAGTTCTTCCAAGCCCAAATGTTCAATCGTttgaaaaaatagcaaaacagtttaaaatatatttttgattcAATATAATTGTATAAAATATGAGGTTGAGCCATCGCGCCATGAAGGGTCGTCTACGATTTTGGCTCGGCATAAGGGACAAGTCTGTTCGCGGTCAAACCACGTTGTTACACAGTTTTCGCAAAAAATGTGCCTGCATTGGAGGAGGACGGGGGAATCGTAGTTGTCGTGGCAGATGGGACAGTGGTCCCCCGCCGTCTGGATCTGCTCCTTGCTGGGGGACGAGCCCACAGtctgtaaaaaattcaatcagaGGAATTCGTTCAGACATTTCTCATTGACTCcgacaataaataaatcacttttatgcaagttttgcaacattttttagtagagttttaatattaatatattaaaaatactagtatatttttaaagatGATCACAGTGTGGTTGAAACGCCTCATATTAGAAATAAAGTTTGTTGTGTCGGGTGTAAAACTGTCTTTTGATCATAGATAAATTATTGTACAAAATGTAAAGTTGTAAATATTCCCAACAAACACATACTAAAACAATATCGTATTAGGGTCCTATtagagttttttaattaaactgacgtaatatttttaagaaggATAAGTGGTACGAgggaatttaaatttaaaacggaatttgcttataactttttactgaaataaaGTTTTCACAAAACTTGAAACTACCTTTCCCTCTATTTCTATGCATTTACCAAACCTCTTTAATTGcttaattataacttttttacacAAGAAACCTTTTGgttaagttttaataaaaattccaattttaattgtaatcaCTCTCATATAATGGAAGGCAGTTTTACAGTTTATTGGAAATGTGcgcttaaaaattgtaaaaaaataaatttatataagaAAAACCTAATAAATGTTGATTTTACCAATTCCTTAGATTTTTACAATGGtgataagaattaaaaacacttttgttaGAAGGATCTTATATATTCGTTAggattgtttaaaatataaaaataaaatcccgGATGTGGAAGCTACGAAATTATCGTCAGCTTAAATGGAAAATTAGAAataagtgaaattaaaaattaaaaaacgagagagaaaatttttgatttggaaaaaatgagaCGTGACAATTCAAGTTTATTTGAAACACTcatggattttttaaaaccttttttaattataatcatacaattttaaaagacaaaaattctctTTGTGCTTTAATGAAAACTATTACATCAGAGCAACAGCACTGtctattgttttaaaaaatatattaaaaaaaagattttgccCTCGTTTTGTTCGCTGGTGCTCTAGACAACCCCTAATGATTTTGTgaacatatttttgtaaaatgtttcaaataatataataataaaactattattataactggaatttgattttttatttagactaGACTACGggggactataacttaggagacgaaatcgcaagattttttgaactttttctgaattttaaatccaaccaattcactaattacttgaaaaaagtACAGAAATGTTGTCTATCCCTTGTAGATTCGAACAAAAATCGGTTACAATTTTATagtgttaaaaattacttacaaCATTCTGGAGGAGCTTGAAAAAAGCAGTTTTCAGGAGTTTCATGCGGGACATTAAATCCGTCCCCTTTGAAATCATGTAAAACGCTGAAAGGAAAACAGCGACGACTTTTTCAGGCCCTTGGTAGGACTCCAAGAGGTAGTGAAGCCAGGGCTGGATGGTCGCAATACTTCTATACATTTGTGAAATTGCCTCAATAAATAGATAAACTTTGCCCTTAAAAAACCCAATTAGttgcaatttttccaaaaccCTGTCTTACCCTTTTCTGAAACGGGGCGATTTTTTCCGGAAGCATCGTCAACAGGATTTTTATTGCGACTGTGACTAATTTAAGGGCAAAGTCCGTGATGGTGACAATCCACAACAGCTTGCCCACAGTCAGGGGCTCAGTAAAAGTCCTGATCAAAAACAAATGGAAGACCACATCGAAATGATCAAGCTCATCttcaaaaatgtacaaaacgAAGAC
This window harbors:
- the LOC656923 gene encoding probable peptidyl-tRNA hydrolase 2, translating into MEATNRPYAKFQPNEEYLEALISMGISENHAQEALFCTGNESVEAAVSYVFTNLLHEDNDDENLMPPGAENNVDESPKRYKMTFVVNTALKMGLGKTAAQVAHACLGLYREMRITGDREDALNEWDYFGEKKIVLKGENTEHLEALFNKAKEMNVPCYLVSDAGHTQIPPGSVTVLSVFGDEEEVNAITGTLSLL
- the LOC657091 gene encoding RING finger and transmembrane domain-containing protein 2 is translated as MAHNSQNTHPRLLMTHTSSLPNFQRRTADSARQLRDNFNNVIREIQPLVETARTVNAGVQNAISMTNFLHRPPEQANTSQDNSFVIDLDVQQEPPNEQNPDVGRSADELNSVERAQTVVEMQQFFQVVLKYVPFVLILLAKAVYDYHDSIFILVILFTTFAHTNSAVKKETTKRDRRSLATLAIELLYIFVCSVFVLYIFEDELDHFDVVFHLFLIRTFTEPLTVGKLLWIVTITDFALKLVTVAIKILLTMLPEKIAPFQKRGKVYLFIEAISQMYRSIATIQPWLHYLLESYQGPEKVVAVFLSAFYMISKGTDLMSRMKLLKTAFFKLLQNVTVGSSPSKEQIQTAGDHCPICHDNYDSPVLLQCRHIFCENCVTTWFDREQTCPLCRAKIVDDPSWRDGSTSYFIQLY
- the LOC657009 gene encoding ADP-ribosylation factor-like protein 6-interacting protein 4, which translates into the protein MGPHKKHRKRSASPSDSSSTVQRKKSRSDSSKKKKRKSKHKKHVSSSSDSSSSDSTSSSSSSHQKLKKSKKLKDKTKKRKSEVTSSDIPVELMAKSKAMAPMTKEQWEKQQSVVRRVYDETTGRHRLIKGDGEVIEEIVSRDRHKAINQQATRGDGEFFQAQMFNRLKK